The following are encoded in a window of Candidatus Fluviicola riflensis genomic DNA:
- a CDS encoding twin-arginine translocase TatA/TatE family subunit: MGKFGAFEIILILAVVLLLFGGKKIPELMKGLGKGIREFKDASKGEEASSATPTATEEKK, encoded by the coding sequence ATGGGAAAGTTTGGTGCTTTTGAAATCATCTTGATACTTGCGGTTGTTTTGTTGTTGTTTGGTGGTAAGAAAATTCCTGAATTGATGAAGGGATTGGGTAAGGGAATCAGAGAATTCAAAGACGCGAGTAAAGGTGAAGAAGCCTCTTCTGCAACTCCAACTGCGACGGAAGAAAAAAAATAA
- the recJ gene encoding single-stranded-DNA-specific exonuclease RecJ: MQKRWLIKQRPNDQQIQELETNLKVSPLMAALLAQQTLTTHEAVRSFFDPPVSTTHDPFLMKNMDLAVERLNTAVAKKENILVFGDYDVDGTTAVALVYSVLKQYAPVHFYIPDRYEEGYGLSFQGIDEAKRLGATLVIALDCGIKEIEKVRYARELGIDVIICDHHTPGDELPDAIILDPKQTDCNYPFKELCGCGVGFKLMEAFHLKNGIDPAALNDYLDLVAIAIGADIVAVTGENRYLCKTGLKVLNTKPRVGILALLKHAGRALPLSLSDVVFTIAPRINAAGRLESGMRSVELLLAKSASLADSIASEIDEYNKNRRLLDAQMTEEALMQIAADPQHNQRKSTVVFQNDWHKGVVGIVASRLIETHYRPTIVLTESKGVATGSARSVDRFNVYEAILGCGHLLTQFGGHFHAAGLTLPVENVPAFRDAFDEIVQKTIELQSETQELVVDLEIKLHQLFLAGESAGQLPRIYKMLEQMEPFGPGNDKPVFCVRSVYARSSRLLKGAHLKVEIMDPETGIVLPAIGFSMPEHLDLVAAGCAFDCAFTLESNTWNDRTTLQLQIRDIRETVML, encoded by the coding sequence ATGCAAAAACGCTGGTTAATCAAACAACGCCCCAACGACCAACAAATTCAAGAACTGGAAACCAATCTGAAAGTGTCGCCGCTCATGGCAGCATTGCTTGCCCAACAAACTCTTACAACTCACGAAGCCGTTCGTTCATTCTTTGATCCGCCGGTTTCCACAACACACGATCCATTTCTGATGAAAAACATGGATCTGGCGGTGGAACGATTGAATACAGCCGTTGCCAAAAAAGAAAATATCCTCGTTTTCGGCGATTATGATGTAGACGGCACAACCGCAGTTGCTTTGGTTTATTCGGTGCTGAAACAATACGCTCCGGTGCATTTTTACATTCCGGATCGTTATGAAGAAGGTTACGGATTGTCGTTCCAGGGAATCGACGAAGCCAAAAGATTGGGGGCAACGCTTGTCATCGCACTCGACTGTGGCATTAAAGAAATCGAAAAAGTGCGTTATGCCCGCGAATTGGGTATTGACGTCATCATTTGCGACCACCACACGCCCGGCGATGAATTGCCCGATGCCATTATCCTGGACCCAAAACAAACCGATTGCAACTATCCATTCAAGGAATTGTGCGGTTGCGGCGTCGGATTTAAGTTAATGGAAGCATTTCACCTGAAAAACGGAATTGATCCTGCGGCATTAAATGATTACTTGGATCTGGTCGCGATAGCAATTGGTGCTGATATTGTAGCGGTTACCGGCGAAAACAGGTATTTGTGTAAAACAGGATTGAAGGTGTTGAACACAAAACCGCGTGTAGGAATTCTGGCACTGTTAAAACATGCCGGCCGTGCTTTACCGCTTTCATTGTCGGATGTCGTTTTTACGATTGCTCCGCGCATCAATGCTGCCGGCAGGTTGGAATCCGGAATGAGGTCAGTAGAATTATTATTAGCCAAATCTGCTTCACTAGCCGATTCCATTGCCTCTGAAATTGACGAATACAACAAAAACCGTCGCCTGCTCGATGCTCAAATGACCGAAGAAGCGCTCATGCAAATTGCAGCCGATCCGCAACACAACCAACGTAAATCAACGGTGGTATTTCAGAACGACTGGCATAAAGGTGTGGTTGGAATTGTGGCTTCGCGATTGATCGAAACGCACTATCGGCCTACAATCGTATTGACCGAAAGCAAAGGCGTTGCAACCGGTTCGGCCCGGTCGGTAGACAGATTTAATGTGTACGAAGCTATTTTGGGCTGCGGACATTTATTGACACAATTTGGCGGACACTTTCACGCGGCAGGACTCACATTACCGGTAGAAAACGTTCCTGCATTTCGCGATGCGTTTGATGAAATTGTGCAGAAAACCATTGAATTGCAATCAGAAACGCAGGAATTAGTGGTTGATCTGGAAATCAAATTACACCAATTGTTTCTGGCGGGTGAATCTGCGGGACAGCTTCCCCGGATTTATAAAATGCTGGAACAAATGGAACCGTTCGGACCCGGAAACGACAAACCGGTGTTTTGTGTGCGATCTGTCTATGCGCGATCAAGTCGTTTGTTAAAAGGAGCACATCTGAAGGTCGAAATCATGGATCCTGAAACGGGAATTGTGTTGCCGGCCATCGGTTTCAGTATGCCTGAGCACCTCGATCTGGTAGCGGCTGGCTGCGCGTTTGATTGTGCATTTACGCTGGAATCGAATACGTGGAATGACAGAACAACGTTGCAGTTGCAAATTCGGGATATCCGCGAAACAGTAATGTTGTGA
- a CDS encoding Asp-tRNA(Asn)/Glu-tRNA(Gln) amidotransferase GatCAB subunit A, which yields MYKTFSEVKKALSAGRTVVEIVNDYLSAIEAAKDLNAFLEVFETTALQQAEAVDAKLKAGTAGKLAGMVIGLKDNICYKGHKVSASSKILENFESIYSATVVERLLAEDAVIIGRLNCDEFAMGSSNENSAYGPVKNNLRFSHVPGGSSGGSAVAVSAGLCTIALGSDTGGSIRQPASFTGTVGLKPTYGRISRYGLIAYASSFDQIGPLTNNIEDSALLLEIMAGKDQHDSTSTSRPKENYTSFSTPSKQRIAYLKEALENENVDAEVRERLETIIAQLRAEGHTVEPVSFPYLDYLVPTYYVLTTAEASSNLSRFDGVHYGHRSTQAKGVEETYVLSRTEGFGPEVKRRIMAGTFVLSHGYYDAYYTKGMKVRRVLQDKTKAIFAEYDLLLLPTTPTTAFESGAVNDPIQMYLQDIFTVHANLTGNPAISIPLGNHSNGLPFGIQLMADAFKEHELLNFAQHLVATTP from the coding sequence ATGTATAAAACGTTTTCGGAGGTTAAAAAAGCACTCTCCGCAGGGAGAACTGTTGTTGAGATCGTCAATGATTATTTGTCGGCTATAGAAGCTGCCAAAGACTTGAACGCCTTTTTGGAAGTCTTCGAAACCACAGCTTTGCAGCAAGCAGAAGCGGTTGACGCCAAGCTAAAAGCAGGCACTGCCGGGAAACTGGCTGGTATGGTAATCGGCCTGAAAGACAATATCTGTTACAAAGGCCACAAAGTTTCTGCTTCCTCGAAAATCCTTGAAAATTTCGAATCTATTTATTCGGCAACTGTTGTAGAACGCTTGCTGGCGGAAGACGCGGTGATTATCGGCCGTTTGAATTGCGATGAATTTGCGATGGGCAGCTCGAATGAAAACTCGGCTTATGGCCCGGTGAAAAACAATTTACGTTTTTCGCATGTTCCCGGTGGTTCATCAGGTGGTTCGGCAGTAGCTGTTTCCGCTGGTTTATGCACCATAGCATTGGGTTCAGACACAGGAGGTTCCATTCGTCAGCCAGCTTCATTTACCGGAACGGTTGGATTAAAACCGACTTACGGACGCATAAGTCGATATGGTTTGATCGCTTACGCTTCGTCGTTTGACCAGATCGGCCCTTTGACTAATAACATCGAAGACAGCGCTTTGCTGCTCGAAATCATGGCAGGGAAAGATCAGCATGACAGCACATCGACTTCCCGACCGAAAGAAAATTACACTTCATTCTCAACGCCTTCAAAACAGCGGATTGCTTATTTGAAAGAAGCATTGGAAAACGAAAACGTGGATGCAGAAGTGCGCGAACGTTTGGAAACGATCATTGCGCAATTACGTGCTGAAGGCCATACGGTAGAACCGGTAAGTTTTCCGTATCTGGATTATTTGGTTCCGACATACTACGTATTGACAACGGCTGAAGCATCTTCGAATCTTTCGCGATTTGATGGTGTTCATTATGGTCACCGAAGCACGCAGGCAAAAGGTGTGGAAGAAACATACGTGCTTTCGCGCACTGAAGGTTTCGGACCGGAAGTAAAACGCCGTATTATGGCCGGAACATTTGTTCTTTCGCACGGATATTACGATGCGTATTATACTAAAGGCATGAAAGTGCGCCGTGTATTGCAGGATAAAACCAAGGCTATTTTTGCCGAATACGATTTGTTATTATTGCCAACTACCCCTACAACGGCATTTGAAAGCGGAGCGGTTAACGACCCGATTCAGATGTATTTACAAGATATTTTTACGGTTCATGCCAATCTTACGGGCAATCCGGCTATTTCTATTCCGCTTGGAAATCACAGCAATGGGTTACCTTTCGGGATTCAGCTTATGGCCGACGCATTTAAGGAACACGAACTTTTAAACTTCGCACAGCATTTGGTTGCGACAACTCCCTAA